The following proteins are encoded in a genomic region of Solea senegalensis isolate Sse05_10M linkage group LG5, IFAPA_SoseM_1, whole genome shotgun sequence:
- the lrrtm4l2 gene encoding leucine-rich repeat transmembrane neuronal protein 4, which translates to MMGSVMVDWRLSCLLLQTAALLLLSKGERMCPTSCRCEGKIAYCESGIFQDIPENLTTGCQGLSLRYNNLLVLLPYQFAHLNQLIWLYLDHNAINAVDALAFHGVRRLKELILSSNKISYLHNNTFSAVPNLRNLDLSYNQLQLLQPGHFYGLRKLQNLHLRSNGLKQIFTQTFLECRSLEFLDLGYNRLRSLMRTTFLGLFKLKELHLEHNQFSRVNFFIFPRLTNLQALYLQWNRIRSINLGVPWTWHKLQKLDLSGNEIQTLDPSVFRCMPNLQILNLESNKLSTVPEEVVAAWSTLTTVSLAGNAWDCSRSICPLMAWLKTFRDAKDISMICSGPKSVQGERVMDVVKNYSTCLEIPGVFTTTALISLTSALVLNITAFHVPSSVTDLTRTESPAQILIPSPVRPSGTARKTTESTTVTSISPIPSESPTSFTPELQFEHMAFHKIIAGSVALFLSVALILLVIYVSWRRYPNTMRQLQQHSVNHKRRKKVRKQEQDLNSQLQEYYLSYHSNAETMDSLVSEARPCTCTVSGSIECEV; encoded by the exons ATGATGG GTTCTGTGATGGTGGACTGGAGGTTATCATGTCTCCTCCTGCAgacagctgctctgctgctgctcagcaaGGGGGAGAGAATGTGCCCCACGAGTTGTCGCTGTGAAGGAAAGATTGCTTATTGCGAGTCCGGCATCTTCCAAGACATCCCCGAGAACCTCACCACAGGATGCCAGGGTCTGTCTCTGCGGTACAACAACCTGCTGGTCCTTTTGCCATACCAGTTCGCTCACCTCAATCAGCTCATTTGGCTTTACCTGGACCACAACGCCATCAACGCAGTGGACGCTTTAGCCTTCCATGGTGTACGGAGGCTCAAGGAACTCATCCTCAGCTCCAACAAAATAAGCTACCTGCACAACAACACGTTCAGCGCCGTACCAAACCTGCGAAATTTGGACTTGTCCTACAATCAACTGCAGTTACTGCAACCGGGACATTTTTACGGTCTGCGCAAGCTGCAAAATCTCCACCTCCGATCAAATGGACTGAAACAAATCTTCACTCAAACGTTCCTGGAATGCCGCAGCCTGGAGTTTCTGGACTTGGGTTACAATCGCTTGCGCAGCCTCATGCGTACGACGTTCTTGGGCCTGTTCAAGTTGAAGGAACTTCATTTGGAGCACAACCAATTTTCCAGGgtgaatttctttattttcccgCGCCTTACCAACCTCCAAGCGCTTTATTTGCAGTGGAACCGCATACGGTCCATCAACCTCGGCGTCCCGTGGACCTGGCACAAACTACAGAAATTGGACCTGTCGGGGAACGAGATCCAAACGCTGGACCCATCTGTTTTTCGGTGCATGCCAAACTTACAAATACTCAATCTTGAGTCAAACAAGCTGAGCACTGTGCCGGAGGAGGTGGTGGCGGCGTGGAGCACGCTGACCACCGTCAGCTTGGCTGGTAACGCCTGGGACTGCAGCCGAAGTATCTGCCCCCTCATGGCGTGGCTCAAAACCTTCAGAGACGCCAAAGACATTAGCATGATATGCAGCGGTCCCAAGTCGGTGCAGGGAGAACGAGTCATGGACGTGGTGAAAAACTACTCCACCTGTCTGGAGATTCCGGGCGTGTTTACAACCACGGCTCTGATCAGTTTGACCTCAGCCCTAGTTCTGAACATCACAGCTTTCCACGTTCCCTCCAGCGTTACAGACCTGACACGTACAGAGTCCCCCGCACAGATATTAATCCCCTCACCCGTACGCCCTAGTGGGACAGCGAGGAAGACGACAGAGTCCACAACCGTGACCTCTATATCTCCCATTCCCTCTGAGTCTCCCACATCCTTTACCCCGGAGCTACAGTTTGAACATATGGCTTTCCATAAAATCATTGCAGGCAGTGTAGCCCTGTTCCTGTCAGTGGCATTGATCCTTCTGGTTATTTACGTCTCGTGGAGGCGCTACCCCAACACCAtgaggcagctgcagcagcactcgGTCAACCACAAGCGCAGGAAAAAGGTTCGAAAGCAGGAGCAGGATCTCAACTCTCAGTTGCAGGAGTACTATCTCAGCTACCATTCAAACGCGGAGACTATGGACTCGCTGGTGAGCGAGGCGAGGCCTTGCACATGCACCGTGTCAGGATCCATAGAATGCGAGGTCTGA